A genomic stretch from Pontibacter liquoris includes:
- a CDS encoding anthranilate synthase component II yields the protein MLLLLDNFDSFTYNLVDYFGQLGIAATVVRNDVPLHEITRLPVKAVVLSPGPGAPQQAGNLMAVIEHYHQQVPMLGICLGHQALGQYFGATLAKGLKPMHGKLSEICCQKDAIFEGLPTTMPVVRYHSLVLQQLPESLKALAHTPEGELMAFRHRELPLYALQFHPEAALTTYGLHMLRNWVSIANIAV from the coding sequence TTGCTTCTGCTGCTCGATAATTTTGATTCCTTTACCTATAACCTGGTTGATTACTTTGGGCAATTGGGAATAGCGGCCACGGTGGTGCGCAACGATGTGCCGCTGCACGAGATTACCCGCTTGCCTGTAAAAGCGGTGGTGCTCTCGCCGGGACCCGGGGCACCGCAACAGGCAGGCAACCTGATGGCCGTGATCGAGCATTACCACCAGCAGGTGCCTATGCTGGGTATTTGCCTGGGGCACCAGGCGCTGGGGCAGTACTTCGGGGCCACGCTGGCGAAAGGGCTGAAGCCCATGCACGGTAAACTATCAGAAATATGCTGCCAAAAAGATGCAATTTTTGAAGGCCTGCCAACCACGATGCCGGTGGTGCGTTATCATTCATTGGTGCTGCAGCAGCTGCCCGAAAGCCTTAAAGCGCTGGCACATACCCCGGAAGGGGAGCTGATGGCCTTCCGCCACCGAGAACTGCCGCTGTATGCGCTGCAGTTTCACCCGGAGGCGGCCTTAACCACTTATGGGTTGCACATGCTCCGAAATTGGGTTAGTATTGCTAATATTGCAGTGTAA
- a CDS encoding alpha/beta fold hydrolase, translated as MDLQIKQEGDFQYIDEGEGDVLLLLHGLFGALSNWNGVVDHFSSKYRVIIPLMPIYEMALHKAGVPGLVSFVEDFVALKNLSRLTLLGNSLGGHVALVYTLKNAAKVKRLVLTGSSGLFEDSMGGSFPKRGNYEYVKERVGYTFYDPNTATQELVDEVFGITNSNAKCLRIIAIAKSAQRHNMAKDITNIQVPTLLIWGLNDTITPPLVGHEFNRLMPNSELYFIDHCGHAPMMEHPEKFNSILEKFLEKTPITEHVT; from the coding sequence ATGGATCTACAGATAAAACAAGAAGGCGATTTTCAATATATAGACGAAGGTGAAGGTGATGTATTGTTGCTGCTGCACGGCTTATTTGGTGCGCTCAGTAACTGGAACGGTGTAGTAGATCATTTTTCAAGCAAATACCGCGTGATCATACCCCTGATGCCGATCTATGAAATGGCCCTGCACAAGGCCGGCGTGCCGGGGCTGGTCTCGTTTGTAGAAGATTTTGTAGCCCTGAAGAACCTGTCCAGGCTCACGTTGCTGGGCAATTCGCTGGGCGGCCACGTGGCGCTGGTGTATACCCTGAAAAATGCTGCCAAGGTAAAACGGCTGGTGTTAACGGGAAGCTCCGGGCTGTTTGAAGATTCCATGGGCGGATCTTTTCCGAAGCGAGGCAACTATGAATATGTAAAAGAACGTGTAGGGTATACGTTCTATGATCCGAACACCGCCACCCAGGAACTGGTAGACGAGGTGTTTGGCATCACCAACAGCAACGCCAAGTGTCTGCGCATCATTGCCATTGCTAAATCCGCCCAGCGGCACAACATGGCCAAAGATATTACAAACATCCAGGTACCAACGTTGTTAATATGGGGACTGAACGATACCATAACGCCGCCGTTGGTTGGGCATGAGTTTAACCGGCTGATGCCTAACTCTGAGTTATACTTTATCGACCACTGTGGGCACGCGCCCATGATGGAACATCCGGAGAAGTTTAACAGTATCTTAGAGAAGTTTCTAGAGAAAACACCTATAACCGAACACGTCACATGA
- a CDS encoding SusD/RagB family nutrient-binding outer membrane lipoprotein, which produces MKKIFRYISIFSLAVSVMGCKSFVDDLEEDPNNPSGKSVDVNNMIQGVMLADALLHEGEMARMAGMWTNQFTGVDRQYVNLNQYLVTAGDFDSPWSTMYYGTITQARLAKKKAKAELNPKVEGVAQVLEAHAAGTAAALFGDVPFSEVTVSETPAFDPQEEVYADLQVLLDSAVANLELNKGILKGEKDLYYTGGAQQWARVAYTLKARYYMHTGDYAKAEEAALKGIASPEGNMVTPHGEAYYSLNVYYSFGQSERVGYMTAENAFAPMLIDPAQEGAFAQNRNNAKTDESARFNYYYTGEAGAYDLNYADEAAFGYNMGFPMVTYAETQLILAEARARQDNLAGAIEALNAHRSKLNEQFGEGAYQPYLITDFAIGGIENNGSLAAKDALLTEILEERYVTFIGNIEAFNDARRTDNLLGIPVKGTASKLPERFLYPQDEVNSNPNTPNPLPDLYEPTAVNK; this is translated from the coding sequence ATGAAAAAGATATTTAGATATATTTCCATCTTCTCTCTGGCCGTGTCTGTGATGGGATGCAAGAGCTTTGTGGATGATTTAGAGGAAGATCCAAATAACCCCAGCGGGAAATCTGTTGATGTAAACAACATGATCCAGGGGGTGATGCTTGCCGATGCACTGCTTCATGAAGGTGAAATGGCGCGTATGGCCGGTATGTGGACGAACCAGTTTACCGGTGTTGACAGACAGTACGTGAACTTGAACCAGTACCTGGTTACTGCCGGTGATTTTGACAGCCCGTGGTCTACCATGTATTACGGTACCATTACGCAGGCTCGTTTAGCTAAGAAAAAAGCGAAAGCAGAGTTAAATCCGAAAGTCGAAGGGGTGGCGCAAGTGCTGGAAGCGCATGCTGCCGGTACGGCTGCCGCTTTGTTTGGGGATGTACCGTTTTCAGAGGTAACAGTATCAGAAACTCCTGCTTTTGATCCGCAGGAGGAAGTATATGCCGACCTGCAGGTACTCCTGGACTCCGCCGTTGCAAACCTTGAGCTGAACAAAGGTATACTTAAAGGAGAAAAGGACCTTTACTATACAGGGGGGGCACAGCAGTGGGCCCGGGTTGCTTATACTTTAAAAGCGCGCTATTACATGCATACCGGCGACTATGCGAAGGCAGAAGAAGCAGCCTTAAAAGGTATAGCTTCTCCTGAAGGAAACATGGTAACTCCGCATGGTGAAGCTTATTACAGTCTGAATGTTTACTATTCGTTCGGGCAGTCTGAGCGGGTGGGGTATATGACGGCCGAAAATGCATTTGCTCCGATGTTGATCGACCCGGCTCAGGAAGGGGCGTTTGCTCAAAACCGTAATAACGCAAAAACGGATGAGTCAGCTCGTTTCAACTATTACTATACTGGCGAGGCAGGCGCTTATGACCTTAATTATGCGGATGAAGCAGCTTTTGGTTATAACATGGGCTTCCCGATGGTGACTTATGCAGAAACGCAGCTTATCCTTGCAGAGGCTCGTGCCAGACAGGATAACTTAGCGGGTGCAATCGAGGCACTAAACGCCCACAGAAGCAAACTCAATGAGCAGTTTGGAGAGGGGGCATATCAGCCATACCTGATTACTGACTTTGCCATCGGTGGTATAGAAAACAATGGTTCGCTTGCGGCTAAAGATGCTCTGTTAACCGAAATTCTGGAGGAACGTTACGTAACATTTATTGGTAATATAGAAGCTTTCAACGACGCCAGAAGAACGGATAACCTGCTTGGTATTCCGGTTAAAGGAACGGCCAGCAAATTGCCGGAGCGTTTCCTGTATCCACAGGATGAGGTGAACTCCAACCCAAATACGCCAAACCCGCTACCTGATTTGTACGAGCCGACTGCGGTGAACAAGTAG
- the mnmH gene encoding tRNA 2-selenouridine(34) synthase MnmH, with protein MVHTIRIEEFLQRAAQLPVLDVRAPQEYAVGHIPAAHSFPIFDDTQRALIGTAYKQQGHDPAVLLGLDSFGPRMAGFVKEAKKLARNKELLVHCWRGGMRSGAMAWLLDFAGFKVYLLEGGYKTYRHLMQQQFAKPRKLLILGGLTGTGKTDLLPYLQGLGQQTIDLEGLASHKGSAFGSIGMAPQPSTEHFENLLGMALLQLDEQLPLWLEDESITIGRVVMPKPLYDQMQASPTIVLQVPLKLRIRKLAEEYCHTDEALLATSILKIKKRLGGLATNQALAAIAEGDMEKMVAIALTYYDKAYTFEIVKKQQVLPLPLQQLDPEENAAQVLQFAKQHNLL; from the coding sequence ATGGTACATACCATACGTATAGAGGAATTTTTGCAGCGGGCAGCACAACTGCCGGTGCTGGATGTACGTGCCCCCCAGGAGTATGCTGTGGGTCACATTCCGGCAGCGCATTCTTTCCCTATTTTTGATGACACCCAACGCGCCCTAATCGGCACGGCTTATAAGCAGCAGGGCCACGACCCGGCCGTGCTGCTTGGGCTGGATTCGTTTGGCCCGCGCATGGCCGGCTTTGTGAAAGAAGCCAAAAAGCTGGCCCGGAACAAGGAGTTGCTGGTGCACTGCTGGCGCGGCGGCATGCGCAGCGGGGCCATGGCCTGGCTACTCGACTTTGCAGGATTTAAAGTATACCTGCTGGAAGGCGGCTACAAAACCTACCGCCACCTGATGCAGCAGCAGTTTGCCAAACCCCGCAAGCTGCTTATACTTGGCGGCCTGACGGGCACCGGAAAAACAGACCTGCTGCCCTACCTGCAGGGACTGGGGCAGCAAACCATCGACCTGGAAGGACTGGCCAGCCACAAAGGCTCCGCTTTCGGGAGCATCGGCATGGCGCCGCAACCCAGCACCGAGCATTTCGAGAACCTGCTGGGCATGGCGCTGCTGCAACTGGACGAGCAACTGCCCCTGTGGCTGGAAGATGAAAGTATAACCATCGGGCGCGTGGTGATGCCCAAACCGCTGTACGACCAGATGCAGGCCTCGCCCACGATCGTGCTGCAGGTGCCACTAAAGCTGCGCATCCGGAAGCTGGCCGAAGAGTATTGCCACACCGACGAAGCGCTGCTTGCCACGTCCATCCTCAAAATAAAGAAACGCCTGGGCGGACTAGCTACCAACCAGGCCCTGGCTGCCATTGCCGAAGGCGATATGGAAAAGATGGTGGCGATCGCCCTCACCTATTACGACAAAGCCTATACTTTCGAAATAGTTAAAAAACAGCAGGTGCTCCCGCTTCCGCTACAACAATTAGACCCTGAAGAAAATGCGGCGCAAGTGCTGCAGTTCGCCAAACAACATAATTTACTATAA
- a CDS encoding GatB/YqeY domain-containing protein: MTLKESVDAGIKQAMLAKDKARLQALRSIKSQVLLAETEKGGADGLSQDTEIKLLTKAAKQRRESAELYAAQGRTDLEEVELAELAVIEEFLPQQLDEGDLRARLVEIIQRVGATGPSDLGKVMGIASRELAGQADGRAISQTVGALLNNTDF, encoded by the coding sequence ATGACATTAAAAGAAAGCGTTGACGCCGGTATTAAACAAGCCATGCTGGCCAAAGATAAAGCACGTCTGCAAGCCCTGCGAAGTATAAAGTCGCAGGTACTGCTGGCCGAAACAGAAAAGGGCGGTGCTGATGGCCTCTCGCAGGACACCGAAATAAAGCTGCTCACCAAAGCGGCCAAGCAGCGGCGCGAATCAGCGGAACTGTATGCCGCCCAGGGCCGCACCGACCTGGAAGAAGTGGAACTGGCCGAGCTGGCTGTAATCGAGGAATTTCTGCCCCAGCAGCTCGACGAAGGTGATCTTCGCGCGCGCCTGGTCGAGATCATTCAGCGCGTGGGCGCCACCGGCCCTTCGGACCTGGGTAAAGTGATGGGTATCGCCTCGCGCGAGCTGGCCGGCCAGGCTGATGGCCGTGCCATATCGCAGACCGTAGGCGCGCTGCTGAACAATACCGATTTTTAA
- the selD gene encoding selenide, water dikinase SelD, with protein MEEPLIQDIKLTQYSHGAGCGCKISPKVLDSILHSHISYPEDKNLLVGNHSRDDAAVYDIGQGRALISTTDFFMPIVDDAYDFGRIASANAISDVYAMGGTPMMAIAILGWPIDKLPPEVARRVMEGSRSICHEAGIPLAGGHSIDSPEPIFGLAVTGMVDIKNLKQNDTATAGCELYLTKPLGVGILTTSQKKAILQPEHAHLAPQQMMQLNKIGAELGQLPQVKAMTDVTGFGLLGHLSEMCEGSNLAAEVYFDKVPVLPEARTYLAQKAIPGGTHRNFDSYGHKIAALTPVQKHLLCDPQTSGGLLVAVDPAGREAVLAVFAKYGLQLEPFGVLKERENGEQLIKVM; from the coding sequence ATGGAAGAACCTCTTATCCAAGACATAAAATTAACCCAATACAGCCACGGCGCCGGCTGCGGCTGCAAAATATCGCCTAAAGTGCTGGATTCCATCCTGCACTCACATATCAGCTACCCCGAAGACAAAAACCTGCTGGTGGGCAACCATTCCCGCGACGACGCCGCCGTTTACGACATTGGCCAGGGCCGCGCGCTGATCAGTACCACCGATTTTTTTATGCCCATCGTGGATGATGCCTATGACTTTGGGCGCATTGCCTCGGCCAACGCCATTTCGGATGTGTATGCCATGGGCGGCACGCCGATGATGGCTATTGCCATACTTGGCTGGCCAATTGATAAGCTACCCCCCGAAGTAGCCCGACGCGTGATGGAAGGAAGTCGTAGCATCTGCCACGAAGCGGGCATTCCGCTGGCCGGCGGCCACAGCATCGACAGCCCCGAGCCGATTTTTGGGCTGGCAGTAACGGGTATGGTGGATATCAAAAATTTAAAGCAGAACGACACTGCCACTGCCGGCTGCGAGCTATACCTGACCAAGCCGCTGGGCGTGGGCATCCTGACTACCTCGCAGAAGAAAGCGATTCTGCAGCCGGAGCACGCGCACCTGGCGCCGCAGCAAATGATGCAACTGAACAAAATAGGCGCGGAACTGGGACAGCTGCCGCAGGTAAAAGCCATGACCGACGTGACCGGTTTCGGCTTGTTGGGCCACCTTTCCGAAATGTGTGAAGGCAGCAACCTGGCCGCGGAGGTATACTTCGATAAAGTACCCGTACTACCCGAAGCACGGACATACCTGGCGCAGAAAGCCATTCCGGGCGGTACGCACCGCAACTTCGACAGCTACGGCCACAAGATTGCTGCCCTCACGCCCGTCCAGAAGCACCTGCTCTGCGACCCGCAAACCAGCGGCGGCCTGCTGGTAGCCGTAGACCCGGCCGGTCGCGAGGCAGTGCTGGCGGTGTTTGCCAAGTATGGCTTGCAGTTGGAGCCGTTCGGTGTGCTGAAGGAGCGTGAAAACGGAGAGCAGCTGATAAAGGTGATGTGA
- a CDS encoding CvpA family protein, translating into MSTFDFFLAIPIAFGAFMGFRKGLLLELVSLVALVLAILGGLKLLNTALPVMEGFIGDVHGLLPFVTFLVVFVGIILLVRLVGLLLKKVIDFTPFGLFDNVLGAILGALKWCVALSLLLYVASLAGISISKETADASVVYPVVLKTTPYALDILSYVLPFVKALIFSLKQNF; encoded by the coding sequence ATGAGTACGTTTGATTTTTTTCTGGCCATTCCGATCGCTTTCGGTGCTTTTATGGGGTTTAGAAAAGGGCTGTTGCTGGAATTGGTATCGTTGGTGGCGCTGGTGCTGGCCATACTTGGCGGCCTGAAGCTGCTGAACACGGCCCTGCCCGTAATGGAAGGTTTTATAGGCGATGTGCATGGCCTGCTGCCGTTCGTCACGTTTCTGGTCGTATTTGTCGGGATCATTCTGCTGGTGCGCCTGGTCGGGCTGCTGCTCAAAAAGGTCATCGACTTTACCCCTTTCGGCTTGTTCGACAATGTGCTGGGCGCCATACTTGGCGCGCTGAAGTGGTGCGTGGCCCTGAGCCTGTTGCTTTATGTGGCCAGCCTGGCGGGGATCAGTATTTCAAAAGAGACCGCCGATGCATCGGTAGTATACCCGGTGGTGCTTAAAACCACGCCTTATGCCCTGGATATCCTGAGCTATGTGCTCCCGTTCGTAAAAGCGCTCATCTTCTCGCTAAAACAAAACTTTTAG
- a CDS encoding SAM-dependent methyltransferase, giving the protein MKQTGTLYLIPTILAEETADQVISPQVKETVRHLTYFIVENLRTARRFVKSICPELVIEQLTFVQVDKDTPAAQVQASLKPLLEKGKDAGIISEAGCPGVADPGAEVVKYAHQKGIRVVPFAGPSAILLSLMASGFNGQQFCFHGYLPIERGPRVQALRQLEKEMQQQSRTQIFMETPYRNNKLLEDLLATLHPDTKLCIAANITSPEHEFIQTKTIQQWRGKLPDIHKQPAVFLIYK; this is encoded by the coding sequence ATGAAACAGACCGGCACTTTATACCTCATTCCTACTATACTGGCAGAAGAAACAGCTGATCAGGTTATCTCACCGCAGGTAAAGGAAACCGTGCGCCATCTGACCTATTTTATTGTGGAAAACCTACGCACGGCGCGCCGCTTTGTGAAAAGCATTTGCCCGGAGCTGGTGATCGAGCAGCTTACGTTTGTGCAGGTAGACAAAGACACGCCCGCTGCCCAGGTGCAGGCCTCGCTTAAGCCGCTGCTGGAAAAAGGCAAAGATGCCGGCATTATCTCTGAAGCGGGCTGCCCCGGTGTGGCCGACCCTGGGGCCGAGGTGGTAAAGTATGCACACCAGAAAGGAATCAGGGTAGTGCCTTTTGCCGGTCCTTCGGCCATACTGCTGAGTTTGATGGCCAGCGGCTTTAACGGGCAGCAGTTCTGCTTTCACGGGTACCTGCCCATCGAACGTGGCCCCCGCGTGCAGGCGCTGCGCCAGCTGGAGAAAGAAATGCAGCAGCAAAGCCGCACACAGATCTTTATGGAAACGCCTTACCGCAACAACAAGCTGCTCGAAGATTTGCTGGCCACGCTGCACCCGGACACAAAGCTTTGCATTGCCGCCAACATCACCTCGCCCGAGCACGAGTTTATCCAGACCAAAACCATACAGCAATGGCGCGGCAAACTACCTGATATCCATAAACAGCCCGCCGTATTTTTAATCTATAAGTAA
- a CDS encoding pyridoxine 5'-phosphate synthase has translation MTKLSVNINKIATLRNARGGDRPNVVQAAKDCERFGAQGITVHPRPDQRHIRYRDVYELKEVVTTEFNIEGNPTPEFIKLVTEIKPEQVTLVPDAPDAITSNAGWDTIHHKDFLTQTILELKSHGIRVSIFVDPDEGLVEGAALVETDRIELYTEAYAKGYHQNKEQAIAPYIRAVKRAQEFALGINAGHDLDLDNLKYLKDSLPQLDEVSIGHALICDALYFGLENTIQLYLRQLK, from the coding sequence ATGACCAAACTGAGTGTAAATATAAACAAAATAGCCACGCTTCGGAACGCTCGGGGCGGCGACCGACCAAATGTAGTGCAAGCGGCGAAAGATTGCGAGCGCTTCGGCGCACAAGGTATTACGGTACATCCGCGCCCCGACCAGCGCCACATCCGCTACCGCGATGTATATGAGCTGAAAGAAGTCGTAACTACCGAATTCAACATTGAAGGGAATCCTACGCCGGAATTCATAAAGTTAGTCACCGAAATAAAGCCCGAGCAGGTAACGCTGGTGCCCGATGCCCCGGATGCCATCACTTCCAATGCCGGCTGGGACACCATCCACCACAAGGACTTCCTGACGCAGACCATCCTGGAGCTGAAATCCCACGGCATCCGCGTTTCTATTTTTGTAGACCCGGACGAAGGGTTGGTGGAAGGCGCTGCGCTGGTAGAAACTGACCGCATCGAGCTGTACACCGAAGCCTACGCAAAGGGCTATCACCAGAATAAAGAACAGGCTATTGCGCCCTACATCCGGGCAGTGAAGCGGGCGCAGGAGTTTGCCCTGGGTATAAACGCCGGCCACGACCTGGACCTGGACAACCTCAAGTACCTGAAAGACAGCCTGCCGCAGCTTGATGAGGTGAGCATTGGTCACGCCTTGATCTGCGATGCACTCTACTTTGGCCTGGAAAACACGATACAGCTATACCTGCGTCAACTTAAATAA
- a CDS encoding alpha/beta fold hydrolase produces MKLHYKEMGHGQPLLILHGLFGTLDNWQTLAKRLAEHYNVFLVDLRNHGRSPHSEEHNYEAMAADVLELVDHLNIPTPAIMGHSMGGKVAMTYALRYPTRLTKLIVVDIAPKAYPPHHDEIIDALQSVDLGTVTSRSEVDAQLAKTIKEEAVRQFLMKNLYRKEDSTFGWRMNLDAIERNYAQVAAAVTSDVPFKKSTLFIKGGRSGYIKPEDLFGSIEHLFTLVEIETIPEAGHWVHAEAPDKVYELVSTFLAH; encoded by the coding sequence ATGAAACTACACTACAAGGAAATGGGCCATGGCCAGCCGCTGCTGATTTTGCACGGGCTGTTTGGCACATTGGATAACTGGCAGACGCTGGCAAAACGGCTTGCCGAACATTATAACGTATTTTTGGTGGACCTGCGCAACCATGGCCGCTCACCGCACTCCGAGGAGCATAACTACGAGGCCATGGCGGCTGATGTGTTGGAACTGGTAGATCACCTCAACATACCTACCCCAGCTATCATGGGCCACTCGATGGGTGGCAAAGTAGCCATGACCTATGCGCTTCGGTACCCTACCCGCCTGACCAAGCTGATCGTGGTGGATATCGCTCCCAAAGCTTACCCGCCGCATCACGATGAGATCATTGATGCGTTGCAGTCGGTGGACCTGGGCACTGTAACCAGTCGTAGCGAAGTGGATGCGCAGCTGGCCAAAACCATCAAGGAAGAGGCCGTGCGCCAGTTCCTGATGAAGAATCTGTACCGCAAAGAGGACAGCACATTTGGCTGGCGTATGAACCTGGATGCTATCGAAAGAAATTATGCACAGGTGGCTGCCGCGGTCACATCGGATGTGCCTTTCAAGAAAAGCACTTTATTTATAAAAGGCGGCAGGTCCGGCTACATCAAACCCGAAGACCTGTTTGGCTCTATCGAGCACCTGTTTACGCTCGTGGAGATCGAAACCATACCCGAGGCGGGCCACTGGGTACATGCCGAGGCGCCCGATAAAGTATACGAGCTGGTAAGCACTTTTCTGGCGCACTAA